One region of Acropora muricata isolate sample 2 chromosome 13, ASM3666990v1, whole genome shotgun sequence genomic DNA includes:
- the LOC136895151 gene encoding electromotor neuron-associated protein 1-like — protein sequence MASCDDKDREKSSDSYMEWTQDHDLVLCRELLVINPFQAKYKTTARAKFWDQAAENLAKATRPAFKKSLDKRAVQERYRLLTEKFKERMAKERIESGINPTMSELDVLVEDLVEREQTEKHQRENDDKSNSKKKEDGEEMRHKALEKLGETSKRKREKEGGDGKPKKTRKSSSDTIEYLREKSELFFNGDWIIGS from the exons ATGGCTTCTTGCGACGACAAAGATAGAGAAAAGTCTTC AGATTCTTACATGGAATGGACACAGGACCATGATTTGGTGCTCTGTCGGGAGCTCTTGGTCATAAACCCCTTCCAAGCAAAGTATAAGACGACGGCAAGGGCTAAATTTTGGGACCAAGCTGCTGAGAACTTGGCGAAAGCTACCAGACCCGCGTTCAAGAAATCACTCGATAAACGAGCCGTTCAAGAACGGTACCGGCTTCTCACTGAAAAGTTTAAGGAAAGAATGGCAAAGGAGAGAATAGAAAGTGGGATTAATCCCACCATGTCGGAGCTTGATGTGTTGGTGGAAGACTTGGTGGAAAGAGAACAGACTGagaaacatcaacgagaaaatgATG ATAAGTCAAATAGTAAGAAAAAGGAGGATGGTGAGGAAATGAGACACAAGGCACTAGAAAAGCTTGGTGAGACGAGTAAGAGGAAGAGAGAAAAAGAAGGTGGGGatggaaagccaaaaaagacaagaaaaagctCAAGTGATACCATTGAGTACCTCAGGGAAAAGAGTGAGCTTTTCTTCAACGGAGACTGGATTATTGGCTCTTGA